In Saccharomonospora marina XMU15, one genomic interval encodes:
- the tesB gene encoding acyl-CoA thioesterase II — protein MTELARQAASGLDTDGGHGGQSVLDRLVALLDLERIEENIYRGVSPPHSPTRVFGGQVAGQSLVAAGRTVPPERGVHSLHAYFIRPGDPKVPIVYEVDRIRDGRSFTTRRVVAIQHGKAIFSLSASFQLTEQGAEHAEDMPDVPAPETLPTLSERTAEYADRLGLRSQPRPIDIRYVTEPPWQTRGNPQRPSRNQVWMRADGTLPDDRLLHVCVLTYASDMTLLDSVLASHGVYWDLDRVIGASLDHALWFHRPFRADEWLLYDSASPTASGGRGLATGRFFSRSGQHIATVVQEGLIRLPDHPA, from the coding sequence ATGACTGAGCTGGCAAGACAGGCGGCTTCCGGACTGGACACCGACGGCGGTCACGGCGGGCAGTCGGTGCTCGACCGGCTTGTCGCGCTGCTCGACCTGGAACGGATCGAGGAGAACATCTACCGGGGCGTGAGCCCGCCGCACTCGCCGACCCGGGTGTTCGGCGGGCAGGTGGCGGGGCAGTCTCTCGTGGCGGCGGGCCGCACGGTGCCGCCGGAACGCGGAGTGCACTCCCTGCACGCGTACTTCATCCGTCCGGGTGACCCGAAGGTGCCGATCGTCTACGAGGTCGACCGCATCCGCGACGGCAGGTCGTTCACCACCCGCAGGGTGGTCGCGATCCAGCACGGCAAAGCCATCTTCTCGCTGTCGGCGTCGTTCCAGTTGACAGAGCAGGGTGCCGAGCACGCGGAGGACATGCCGGACGTGCCCGCGCCGGAGACGTTGCCGACGCTGAGCGAGCGCACCGCCGAGTACGCCGACCGGCTCGGGTTGCGGTCGCAGCCCAGACCGATCGACATCCGCTACGTCACCGAACCGCCGTGGCAGACTCGGGGCAACCCGCAGCGCCCTTCGCGCAACCAGGTCTGGATGCGCGCGGACGGCACGCTGCCGGACGACCGGCTGTTGCACGTCTGCGTGCTGACCTACGCCTCCGACATGACGCTGCTGGACTCGGTACTGGCAAGCCACGGGGTGTACTGGGATCTCGACAGGGTGATCGGCGCCAGTCTGGACCACGCGCTGTGGTTCCACCGCCCGTTCCGTGCCGACGAGTGGCTGCTCTACGACAGCGCCTCACCCACCGCATCCGGTGGTCGGGGGCTGGCGACGGGGCGGTTCTTCTCCCGTTCCGGGCAGCACATCGCCACCGTCGTTCAGGAGGGCCTCATCCGCTTGCCCGATCACCCCGCATAG
- a CDS encoding DUF2461 domain-containing protein, whose amino-acid sequence MGSRPFAGFGEYAVDFFAGLAADNSRAYWQDNLAVYRRDVREPMEALLAELAGEFLDEFGPGADAKVFRPFRDVRFARDKSPYKTHCGAVIERGRGGGAYYVEVGPDGLRVGGGCFHLAADQLARFRRAVDTEPHGERLRKIVDGLRRDGWQVGGELLKTRPRGVPADHPRLRLLRHRSLYALRAWEPDDTLHRRECLDRVRSGWWQLRALNGWADTHVGPSEGRQGRTRANST is encoded by the coding sequence ATGGGCAGCCGTCCCTTCGCCGGATTCGGTGAGTACGCCGTCGACTTCTTCGCCGGTCTCGCCGCCGACAACTCCCGGGCCTACTGGCAGGACAACCTCGCCGTCTACCGGCGGGACGTGCGTGAGCCGATGGAGGCATTGCTGGCCGAACTGGCGGGGGAGTTCCTCGACGAATTCGGGCCAGGAGCCGATGCCAAGGTGTTCCGGCCGTTCCGCGATGTGCGCTTCGCCAGGGACAAGAGCCCCTACAAGACGCACTGCGGTGCCGTGATCGAACGCGGCAGGGGCGGTGGCGCCTACTACGTCGAGGTGGGGCCCGACGGCCTGCGCGTCGGGGGCGGCTGCTTCCATCTCGCCGCCGACCAACTCGCGCGGTTTCGGCGCGCGGTGGACACCGAGCCGCACGGCGAGCGGCTGCGCAAGATCGTGGACGGCTTGCGGCGTGACGGTTGGCAGGTCGGCGGCGAGTTGCTCAAGACGAGGCCGAGGGGCGTTCCCGCCGATCACCCGAGGTTGCGGTTGTTACGGCACCGCTCGCTGTACGCGTTGCGCGCGTGGGAGCCGGACGACACTCTGCACCGCCGGGAGTGCCTTGACCGGGTGCGTTCGGGCTGGTGGCAGCTGCGGGCGCTCAATGGGTGGGCCGACACCCACGTCGGTCCCAGCGAAGGCAGGCAGGGCAGAACGAGGGCGAATTCCACATGA
- the cmtR gene encoding Cd(II)/Pb(II)-sensing metalloregulatory transcriptional regulator CmtR: MLTYETRVEALARLGRALADPTRCRILVALLEGVSYPGLLAQRLELSRSNVSNHLACLRGCGLVVATYEGRQVRYALADSHLAKALEELVKVVLAVDTAQPCLDGEPASTGQREVRA, translated from the coding sequence GTGCTGACGTATGAGACGCGGGTCGAGGCGCTGGCCCGGCTCGGCCGTGCACTGGCGGACCCGACGCGGTGCCGGATTCTGGTGGCGCTGCTGGAAGGGGTGAGTTATCCGGGGTTGCTGGCCCAGCGGCTGGAGCTGAGCCGTTCGAACGTGTCGAACCACCTGGCCTGCCTGCGTGGCTGTGGCCTCGTGGTCGCGACCTACGAGGGCCGCCAGGTGCGTTACGCACTGGCCGACAGCCACCTGGCCAAGGCGCTCGAGGAACTGGTGAAGGTGGTCCTCGCCGTCGACACCGCTCAGCCGTGCCTCGACGGCGAGCCCGCCTCGACCGGGCAGCGGGAGGTACGCGCGTGA
- a CDS encoding SLC13 family permease, with protein MSQSVADESTIETKGRARRQWIGLALGPVLAVAAFLLLPSDLATPARITAAVAVLMAVWWVSEALPLAATALLPLVLFPFLGVSEIEDAAAPYADDVIFLFMGGFMIALAMQRWNLHKRIALRTVLSVGTRPVMLIAGFMIATAFLSMWVSNTATAVMMVPIGVSVLALVSQLGAAEGESGGDRNFSSALLLGIAYAASIGSLSTIIGTPPNTLLVGYLEDNFDISISFGEWMLFGLPISVVFLFLAWLLLTRIVFPPKLRSLPGGQELIREQLAELGPMSRGERNALAVFVLAAVSWIGIPALADVEAIGGALPWLDNISDAGIAMAAAVVLFALPVDGRRGVRTLDWDHAKQLPWGILLLFGGGLSLSSHFTDTGLSEWIGQQVGGLAGLPVILVAAVVVVLVLLLTELTSNTATTAAFLPILGGVAVGLGHGPMVLVVPAALAATCAFMLPVATPPNAIAFGSGHVTIGQMVRGGVWLNVVGLVLVTLAAYTLGGWVLNLNY; from the coding sequence ATGTCTCAGTCCGTTGCCGACGAATCGACGATCGAGACCAAGGGCAGGGCGCGGCGGCAGTGGATCGGGCTCGCGCTCGGCCCGGTCCTCGCCGTCGCCGCCTTCCTGTTGTTGCCCAGCGACCTGGCTACCCCGGCCAGGATCACCGCAGCGGTCGCCGTGTTGATGGCTGTGTGGTGGGTCAGTGAGGCGTTGCCGTTGGCCGCGACGGCGTTACTGCCGCTGGTGCTGTTCCCGTTCCTCGGGGTCAGCGAGATCGAGGACGCGGCCGCGCCCTACGCCGACGACGTGATCTTCCTGTTCATGGGCGGGTTCATGATCGCGCTGGCGATGCAGCGGTGGAACCTGCACAAGCGCATCGCCTTGCGCACCGTGCTCTCCGTAGGTACCCGCCCCGTCATGCTGATCGCGGGATTCATGATCGCCACCGCGTTCCTCAGCATGTGGGTCAGCAACACCGCCACGGCGGTGATGATGGTGCCGATCGGGGTTTCCGTGCTGGCTCTGGTGAGCCAACTCGGCGCCGCCGAAGGGGAAAGCGGTGGCGATCGCAACTTCTCGAGCGCGCTGCTGCTCGGCATCGCCTACGCGGCTTCCATCGGTTCGTTGAGCACGATCATCGGTACCCCGCCCAACACGTTGCTGGTGGGCTATCTCGAGGACAACTTCGACATCAGCATCTCCTTCGGCGAGTGGATGCTGTTCGGGCTGCCGATCTCGGTGGTGTTCCTGTTCCTCGCCTGGTTGCTGCTGACCCGGATCGTGTTCCCGCCGAAGCTGAGGTCGTTGCCGGGCGGGCAGGAACTGATCAGGGAGCAACTGGCCGAACTCGGGCCGATGAGCAGGGGTGAGCGCAACGCGCTCGCGGTGTTCGTGCTCGCGGCGGTGTCCTGGATCGGCATTCCGGCGCTTGCCGACGTGGAGGCGATCGGCGGTGCGCTGCCGTGGCTGGACAACATCTCCGACGCGGGTATCGCGATGGCAGCAGCCGTGGTGCTGTTCGCCCTTCCCGTCGACGGCAGGCGCGGTGTGCGGACGCTGGACTGGGACCACGCCAAGCAGTTGCCGTGGGGAATCCTGCTGTTGTTCGGTGGCGGACTGAGTCTGTCGAGTCACTTCACCGACACCGGGCTCAGTGAATGGATCGGCCAGCAGGTGGGAGGACTGGCAGGCCTGCCCGTCATCCTGGTGGCGGCGGTGGTTGTGGTGCTGGTGCTGCTGCTGACAGAACTGACGAGCAACACCGCGACGACCGCGGCCTTCCTGCCCATTCTCGGTGGCGTCGCGGTTGGTCTCGGGCACGGGCCGATGGTGTTGGTGGTGCCCGCCGCGTTGGCCGCGACCTGCGCATTCATGTTGCCGGTCGCGACGCCGCCGAACGCCATAGCGTTCGGGTCCGGCCACGTCACCATCGGACAGATGGTCCGGGGCGGGGTGTGGCTCAACGTGGTCGGGCTCGTGCTGGTCACGCTGGCCGCGTACACGCTCGGCGGCTGGGTGCTCAATCTGAACTACTGA
- a CDS encoding cation diffusion facilitator family transporter, which produces MTGYAGDAGGRVPDARSGDREAVLSRRVRLLVSATIAYNVVEAAIAISAGAVANSMALIGFGLDSVIEVSSAAAVAWQFSGPDPRARERIALRVVSVSFFALAGYVSVESVRSLLGAEQAHPSTVGIVLAAVSLLVMPSLSYAQRRAGRELASASAVADSKQTLLCAYLSGVLLVGLVLNATLGWAWADPAAALLIAVMAVREGREAWRGEHCC; this is translated from the coding sequence GTGACCGGCTACGCGGGCGATGCGGGCGGGCGGGTACCGGACGCCCGCAGCGGCGACCGCGAGGCGGTGTTGTCCCGGCGCGTACGGCTGCTGGTCAGCGCCACCATCGCCTACAACGTCGTCGAGGCCGCCATCGCCATCTCCGCGGGCGCCGTGGCCAACTCCATGGCGCTGATCGGGTTCGGGCTCGACTCGGTCATCGAGGTGTCCTCGGCGGCCGCAGTGGCATGGCAGTTCTCCGGGCCGGACCCGCGTGCGCGCGAACGGATCGCGTTGCGGGTCGTTTCCGTGTCGTTCTTCGCGCTCGCCGGCTACGTCAGCGTCGAGTCGGTGCGGTCGCTGCTCGGCGCGGAGCAGGCGCACCCTTCGACGGTCGGGATCGTGCTGGCGGCGGTGTCGCTGCTGGTCATGCCGTCGCTGTCGTACGCGCAGCGGCGCGCGGGCCGCGAACTCGCCTCGGCGAGTGCGGTCGCTGATTCCAAACAGACGCTGCTGTGCGCCTACCTTTCCGGGGTGCTGCTCGTCGGGCTGGTGCTCAACGCGACGCTCGGCTGGGCATGGGCGGACCCAGCGGCCGCGCTGCTGATCGCCGTGATGGCGGTGAGGGAAGGGCGCGAGGCCTGGCGCGGCGAGCACTGCTGCTGA
- the pyk gene encoding pyruvate kinase has protein sequence MSRRAKIVCTLGPATATADKVRSLVDAGMDVARMNFSHGSHGDHKQVYDLIRSASAESGRAVGILADLQGPKIRLGTFAGGPVEWRTGDRVRITVEDIAGTHDRVATTYKGLAKDAKPGDRLLVDDGKVGLVVERVEGPDVICEVTEGGQVSNNKGVSLPGMDVSVPALSEKDLEDLRFALELGVDFVALSFVRSPADIDLVHQVMDRAGTGRVPVIAKLEKPEAVYNLEAIVLAFDGLMVARGDLGVELPLEQVPLVQKRAIQIARENAKPVIVATQMLDSMINNSRPTRAEASDVANAVLDGADAVMLSGETSVGRYPIETVETMSRIVEAVEADMPSVPPLSHVPRTKRGVISYAARDIGERLNAKALVAFTQSGDTVRRLARLHTRLPLLAFTPLESVRCQLSMTWGTTARIVSQVDSTDRMIQQVDHAMLETGRYQPGDLVVIVAGSPPGTVGSTNLIRVHRLGEEDHA, from the coding sequence GTGAGCCGACGAGCAAAGATCGTGTGCACTCTCGGTCCCGCGACGGCGACGGCGGACAAGGTCCGCTCGCTGGTCGACGCGGGCATGGACGTCGCCAGGATGAACTTCAGCCACGGCAGCCACGGCGACCACAAGCAGGTCTACGACCTGATCAGGTCGGCGTCGGCTGAGAGCGGCCGCGCCGTCGGCATCCTCGCGGACCTGCAGGGCCCGAAGATCAGACTCGGCACGTTCGCGGGCGGGCCCGTGGAGTGGCGTACCGGCGACCGCGTCAGGATCACGGTCGAGGACATCGCGGGCACACACGATCGGGTGGCCACGACGTACAAGGGGCTGGCCAAGGACGCCAAGCCCGGTGACCGGCTCCTCGTCGACGACGGCAAGGTGGGTCTTGTCGTCGAGCGGGTCGAGGGCCCGGACGTGATCTGCGAGGTCACGGAGGGCGGTCAGGTCAGCAACAACAAGGGAGTCTCGCTGCCCGGCATGGACGTGTCCGTGCCCGCGCTGTCGGAGAAGGACCTCGAGGATCTGCGGTTCGCGCTGGAACTCGGTGTCGACTTCGTCGCGCTGTCGTTCGTGCGTTCGCCCGCCGACATCGATCTGGTGCATCAGGTGATGGACCGCGCGGGAACGGGTCGTGTCCCGGTCATCGCCAAGCTGGAGAAACCGGAGGCGGTCTACAACCTCGAGGCGATCGTGCTCGCTTTCGACGGCCTCATGGTCGCCCGGGGAGACCTCGGCGTCGAGTTGCCGCTGGAGCAGGTGCCCTTGGTGCAAAAGCGCGCCATCCAGATCGCGAGGGAGAACGCCAAACCCGTGATCGTGGCGACGCAGATGCTCGACTCGATGATCAACAACTCGCGGCCGACCAGGGCGGAGGCCTCCGACGTCGCCAACGCCGTCCTGGACGGTGCCGACGCGGTGATGCTCTCCGGCGAGACGAGCGTGGGCCGGTATCCGATCGAGACGGTCGAGACGATGAGCAGGATCGTGGAAGCAGTGGAGGCGGACATGCCGTCCGTTCCGCCGCTGAGCCACGTTCCCAGGACCAAGCGCGGTGTGATCTCCTACGCCGCCCGCGACATCGGTGAGCGGCTCAACGCCAAGGCGCTCGTCGCGTTCACGCAGTCCGGCGACACCGTTCGCAGGCTCGCGCGGCTGCACACCAGGCTGCCGCTGCTGGCGTTCACTCCACTGGAGAGCGTGCGGTGCCAGTTGTCGATGACCTGGGGCACCACGGCCAGGATCGTGTCGCAGGTCGATTCCACCGACCGGATGATCCAGCAGGTCGACCACGCGATGCTGGAGACGGGTCGCTACCAGCCCGGCGACCTGGTCGTGATCGTCGCGGGCTCGCCGCCGGGCACCGTCGGGTCCACCAACCTCATCCGGGTGCACCGGCTCGGTGAGGAAGACCACGCGTGA
- a CDS encoding 6-phosphofructokinase codes for MRVGVLTGGGDCPGLNAVIRAVTRKGIEMHGWDIFGFRDGWRGPLTGAGKPLERDDVEGILTRGGTILGSSRTNPYKEEGGPDKIKAVLADKGIDALIAIGGEDTLGVANRLTDEGINVVGVPKTIDNDLGATDYTFGFDTAVHIATEAIDRLHTTAESHHRALVVEVMGRHAGWIALHSGLAGGASGILVPERPFSVDKVVEWVSRRFEREYAPIIVVAEGALPEGGAEVLQSGEQDAFGHVRLGGVGTWLAEEIASRTGKESRAVVLGHTQRGGTPTAYDRVLATRFGLHAVDAVADGDFGVMVALRGTDIVRAKLAEATAELKTVPAERYAEAEVFFG; via the coding sequence ATGCGAGTCGGTGTACTGACCGGTGGCGGCGACTGCCCTGGGCTCAACGCGGTGATCCGCGCGGTGACCCGCAAGGGCATCGAGATGCACGGCTGGGACATCTTCGGCTTCCGTGACGGCTGGCGAGGCCCGCTCACCGGGGCGGGAAAGCCGCTGGAGCGCGACGACGTCGAGGGCATTCTCACGCGCGGTGGCACGATACTCGGCTCCTCGCGCACGAACCCGTACAAGGAGGAGGGCGGCCCCGACAAGATCAAGGCCGTGCTGGCCGACAAGGGCATCGACGCGCTCATCGCGATCGGTGGTGAGGACACCCTCGGCGTCGCCAACCGGCTCACCGACGAGGGGATCAACGTGGTCGGTGTGCCCAAGACCATCGACAACGATCTCGGCGCCACCGACTACACGTTCGGATTCGACACGGCCGTGCACATCGCGACCGAGGCGATCGACCGGTTGCACACCACGGCAGAGTCGCATCACCGTGCCCTCGTGGTCGAGGTCATGGGTAGGCACGCGGGCTGGATCGCCCTGCACTCGGGCCTGGCGGGAGGGGCGAGCGGCATCCTCGTCCCGGAGCGACCGTTCTCGGTGGACAAGGTCGTGGAGTGGGTGTCGCGCCGGTTCGAGCGTGAGTACGCACCGATCATCGTCGTGGCCGAGGGCGCGTTGCCGGAGGGCGGCGCCGAAGTGTTGCAGAGCGGGGAGCAGGACGCCTTCGGGCACGTCCGGCTCGGCGGTGTCGGCACCTGGCTCGCCGAGGAGATCGCTTCGCGCACCGGCAAGGAGTCGCGCGCGGTGGTGCTCGGGCACACCCAGCGAGGCGGTACCCCCACCGCGTACGACCGGGTGCTTGCCACCCGGTTCGGGCTGCACGCCGTCGACGCCGTGGCCGACGGTGACTTCGGCGTGATGGTCGCTCTTCGCGGCACCGACATCGTGCGGGCAAAACTGGCGGAGGCCACGGCCGAGCTCAAGACCGTGCCGGCGGAGCGGTATGCCGAGGCTGAGGTCTTCTTCGGCTGA